In Pseudobacter ginsenosidimutans, the following are encoded in one genomic region:
- a CDS encoding DUF4199 domain-containing protein, producing MTSPTGTTAKSNVGLTYGLIGGIAMIVYTLCLYLVGIQAFMNFGLAFLVYGIIIFIAVLAGLKQKKLQGGYLSFAEALKTVFLTFVLAFLLSTIFNFVLLNYIDPGFRDQMAQATMEKLEGIMRRLGAPDSDIEKAMEGAASADNYTFAKMLLGYGTMCILFCLISLVIAAIIKKNRPPFDNAFKE from the coding sequence ATGACATCACCAACCGGAACAACCGCTAAATCAAACGTAGGACTTACTTATGGCCTTATCGGCGGCATCGCCATGATCGTGTATACCCTCTGTCTATACCTGGTAGGGATACAGGCTTTCATGAACTTTGGTCTTGCCTTTCTCGTTTATGGCATCATCATTTTCATTGCTGTCCTGGCCGGTCTCAAACAAAAGAAATTGCAGGGAGGTTATCTGAGTTTTGCGGAAGCTCTCAAAACTGTCTTCCTCACCTTCGTACTCGCATTCCTGTTGTCTACTATTTTCAATTTTGTATTATTGAATTATATTGACCCCGGTTTCCGTGACCAGATGGCGCAGGCTACAATGGAGAAGCTGGAGGGAATAATGAGAAGGCTTGGCGCACCGGACAGTGATATCGAAAAAGCTATGGAAGGAGCAGCCAGCGCCGATAATTATACCTTCGCCAAAATGCTGCTCGGATATGGAACGATGTGTATCCTTTTCTGCCTGATTTCACTGGTCATCGCAGCCATTATCAAAAAGAACAGGCCGCCATTTGACAATGCATTTAAAGAATAA
- a CDS encoding glycosyltransferase, giving the protein MAKQVVIIGPAHPLRGGLSTFDHRLCKQFAAEGYDCSIYSFSLQYPSILFPGTSQFTTEPAPEGIEIFSVINSIYPPNWIQIGNTLKNIRPDLIVVRFWLPFMGPALGTILRRVKKNKHTRIVAITDNVIPHEKRPGDTPFTRYFLKACDGFVTMSDKVMKDLRQFEASKPARLASHPLYDNFGDPISKAEARKKLGLREDDKIALFFGFIRKYKGLDLLLEAMKELKNDPRNIKLMVAGEFYDDEKEYNELISKLGISDSLIMRTQFIPDSEVKYYLCAADVVVQPYRNATQSGVTPLAYHFEVPMVVTNVGGLPSLVPHDKVGLVCEPEPKAIAAAISEYFNKGEQYFLPALRMEKQKYSWHSLVETIETIAAETKG; this is encoded by the coding sequence ATGGCAAAGCAAGTAGTGATCATCGGCCCGGCTCACCCGCTCCGCGGCGGCCTCAGCACTTTTGACCATCGCCTCTGCAAACAATTCGCAGCCGAAGGATATGATTGCAGTATCTATTCTTTCTCTTTACAATACCCTTCCATTCTCTTTCCCGGCACCAGTCAATTTACCACGGAACCTGCGCCGGAAGGCATCGAGATCTTTTCCGTGATCAATTCCATCTATCCCCCCAACTGGATCCAGATCGGGAATACATTGAAGAATATTCGTCCTGATCTGATTGTTGTCCGTTTCTGGCTTCCCTTCATGGGGCCTGCGCTCGGCACTATCCTGCGAAGGGTGAAGAAAAACAAACATACACGGATCGTGGCTATCACAGACAATGTGATCCCGCACGAGAAACGTCCCGGCGATACGCCCTTCACACGCTACTTCCTCAAAGCCTGCGACGGTTTTGTAACGATGAGCGATAAAGTGATGAAAGACCTCCGGCAGTTTGAAGCTTCCAAACCGGCCAGGCTCGCTTCCCATCCCCTGTACGATAATTTCGGCGATCCCATTTCAAAAGCTGAAGCAAGGAAAAAACTGGGATTGAGGGAAGATGATAAGATCGCACTCTTCTTCGGGTTCATCCGCAAATACAAGGGGCTGGACCTCCTGCTGGAAGCCATGAAGGAACTGAAAAATGATCCCCGCAACATCAAACTGATGGTGGCGGGTGAATTCTATGATGACGAAAAAGAATACAATGAGCTGATCAGTAAACTCGGGATTTCGGATTCGCTGATCATGCGCACGCAATTCATACCCGACAGTGAAGTGAAATATTACCTTTGTGCCGCTGATGTAGTGGTGCAGCCCTACCGCAACGCCACGCAAAGCGGCGTAACGCCACTGGCCTATCACTTTGAAGTGCCGATGGTGGTGACCAATGTAGGCGGACTGCCATCACTGGTGCCGCATGATAAGGTTGGACTGGTCTGCGAGCCTGAGCCCAAAGCCATCGCCGCAGCCATCAGTGAATATTTTAACAAGGGAGAACAATATTTTCTCCCTGCCCTGCGTATGGAGAAGCAAAAATACAGCTGGCATTCGCTGGTGGAAACCATCGAAACCATTGCCGCTGAAACAAAAGGATAA
- a CDS encoding glycosyltransferase family 2 protein: MDVTIVVPLFNEDESLPELCAWIERVVNANKLSYEIILIDDGSTDDSWSVVEKLRAANPNIKGIRFQRNYGKSAALNEGFKAASGDVVITMDADLQDSPDEIPELRRMIVEDGFDMVSGWKKKRFDNTLTKNIPSKFFNWATRKASKINLHDFNCGLKSYRKKVVKSVEVYGEMHRYIPVLAKWAGFRKIGEKVVEHRARKYGTTKFGWERFVNGFLDLASIMFVSKYGKRPMHFFGLIGTLCFLVGFVMTMYLIIARIYDPANSLVNRPPFYIALATMIMGTQLFLAGFLGELIARNAPGRNAYLIEQKLGVE, translated from the coding sequence ATGGATGTTACCATCGTAGTTCCTTTGTTCAATGAAGATGAGTCCCTGCCTGAATTGTGCGCATGGATAGAACGCGTGGTGAACGCCAACAAACTCTCTTACGAGATCATATTAATAGACGATGGCAGCACGGACGATTCCTGGTCTGTTGTGGAAAAACTCCGCGCTGCCAATCCCAATATCAAAGGCATCCGTTTCCAGCGCAATTATGGAAAATCCGCTGCCCTCAATGAAGGCTTCAAAGCCGCCAGTGGCGATGTGGTGATCACGATGGACGCTGATCTGCAGGATAGTCCGGATGAGATCCCGGAACTCCGCCGCATGATTGTGGAAGACGGATTCGATATGGTGAGCGGATGGAAGAAAAAACGCTTCGACAATACCCTCACCAAGAATATTCCCTCCAAATTCTTCAACTGGGCAACCCGTAAGGCTTCCAAAATAAACCTGCACGATTTCAACTGCGGGCTCAAATCCTACAGAAAGAAAGTAGTGAAGAGTGTGGAAGTGTACGGCGAAATGCACCGCTATATTCCTGTGCTGGCCAAATGGGCCGGCTTCCGTAAGATCGGCGAGAAAGTGGTGGAACATCGCGCCCGCAAATACGGCACTACCAAATTCGGGTGGGAAAGGTTCGTGAATGGCTTTCTCGACCTGGCCAGTATCATGTTCGTGAGCAAATACGGCAAACGTCCGATGCACTTTTTCGGACTGATCGGCACGCTCTGCTTCCTGGTTGGATTTGTGATGACGATGTACCTGATCATTGCAAGGATCTATGATCCCGCCAACAGTCTGGTGAACAGGCCGCCTTTCTATATCGCGCTCGCCACCATGATCATGGGCACACAACTGTTCCTGGCAGGCTTTCTCGGCGAACTCATTGCCCGCAATGCGCCTGGCAGGAATGCTTATCTAATAGAACAGAAACTGGGGGTTGAGTAA